A genomic stretch from Camelus ferus isolate YT-003-E chromosome 17, BCGSAC_Cfer_1.0, whole genome shotgun sequence includes:
- the MLH1 gene encoding DNA mismatch repair protein Mlh1 isoform X4 encodes MNGYISNANYSVKKCIFLLFINHRLVESPSLRKAIETVYAAYLPKNTHPFLYLSLEISPQNVDVNVHPTKHEVHFLHEDSILERVQQHVEHQLLGSNASRTYFTQTLLPGLAGPSGEVVKSTAGVTSSAASGSGNKVYAYQMVRTDSREQKLDAFLQPVSRALSSQPQADVPEDRTDASSSGARQQDEEMPELPAPAEAAASHQGLEGDATKKASEPSEKRGPPSSPENPRKRHREGSDMETVEDASRKEMTAACTPRRRIINLTSVLSLQEEINQQGHEALREMLRDHSFVGCVNPQWALAQHQTKLYLLNTTRLSEELFYQILIYDFANFGVLRFSEPASLFDLAMLALDSPESGWTEEDGPKEGLAEYIVEFLKKKAEMLADYFSLEIDEEGNLIGLPLLIDNYVPPLEGLPIFVLRLATEVNWDEEKECFESLSKECALFYSIRKQYVSEESTLSSQQSEVPGSTPNPWKWTVEHVVYKAFRSHLLPPKHFTEDGNILQLANLPDLYKVFERC; translated from the exons ATGAATGGCTACATATCCAATGCAAACTACTCAGTGAAGAAGTGTATCTTCTTACTGTTCATCAACC atcgtCTGGTAGAGTCACCTTCCTTAAGAAAAGCCATAGAAACAGTGTATGCTGCATATTTGCCCAAAAATACGCACCCGTTCCTGTACCTCAG TTTAGAAATCAGCCCCCAGAATGTAGACGTCAACGTGCATCCGACGAAGCACGAAGTTCACTTCCTGCACGAAGACAGCATCCTGGAGCGTGTGCAGCAGCACGTTGAGCACCAGCTCCTGGGCTCCAACGCCTCCAGGACGTACTTCACCCAG ACTTTACTACCAGGTCTTGCTGGCCCCTCTGGGGAGGTGGTTAAATCTACAGCGGGTGTGACCTCCTCAGCTGCTTCTGGAAGTGGCAACAAGGTCTACGCCTACCAGATGGTCCGCACAGATTCCCGGGAGCAGAAGCTCGATGCCTTCCTGCAGCCTGTGAGCAGGGCCCTGTCCAGTCAGCCCCAGGCTGATGTCCCAGAGGACAGGACAGATGCTTCTAGTAGCGGGGCCAGGCAGCAGGATGAGGAAATGCCTGAACTCCCAGCTCCTGCTGAAGCAGCTGCCAGTCATCAGGGCCTGGAGGGGGATGCAACAAAGAAGGCTTCAGAGCCATCAGAGAAGAGAGGGCCACCTTCCAGCCCGGAGAACCCCAG AAAGCGACATCGGGAAGGCTCTGACATGGAAACGGTGGAAGATGCATCCCGAAAGGAAATGACCGCAGCTTGTACCCCCCGGAGGAGGATCATTAACCTCACCAGCGTTCTGAGTCTCCAGGAAGAAATTAACCAGCAGGGACATGAGG CTCTCCGGGAGATGCTGCGTGACCACTCCTTTGTGGGCTGTGTGAATCCTCAGTGGGCCTTGGCACAACATCAGACCAAGTTATACCTTCTCAACACCACGAGACTTAG tgaagaACTGTTCTACCAGATTCTCATTTATGATTTTGCCAATTTTGGTGTTCTGAGGTTCTCG GAGCCAGCATCGCTCTTTGACCTCGCCATGCTCGCCTTAGACAGTCCCGAGAGCGGCTGGACAGAGGAAGATGGTCCCAAAGAAGGACTTGCCGAATACATTGTTGAGTTTCTGAAGAAGAAGGCCGAGATGCTTGCGGACTACTTCTCTCTGGAGATTGATGAA GAAGGGAACCTGATTGGATTACCCCTTCTGATCGACAACTATGTGCCCCCTTTGGAGGGTCTGCCTATCTTCGTTCTCCGACTGGCCACCGAG GTGAATTGGGATGAAGAAAAGGAATGTTTTGAAAGCCTCAGTAAAGAATGTGCTCTGTTTTACTCCATCCGGAAGCAGTACGTATCCGAGGAGTCGACCCTCTCGAGCCAGCAG AGCGAAGTGCCTGGCTCCACTCCAAACCCCTGGAAGTGGACTGTGGAGCACGTTGTCTATAAAGCCTTCCGCTCACACCTTCTGCCTCCGAAACATTTCACAGAGGATGGAAATATCTTGCAGCTTGCTAACCTGCCCGATCTATACAAAGTCTTCGAGAGGTGTTAA